The following proteins come from a genomic window of Lycium ferocissimum isolate CSIRO_LF1 chromosome 4, AGI_CSIRO_Lferr_CH_V1, whole genome shotgun sequence:
- the LOC132053531 gene encoding delta(8)-fatty-acid desaturase-like, producing the protein MGDTKKYISADELKKHNKVDDVWISVQGKVYNVTDWIKQHPGGDIPILNLAGQEATDAFIAFHPGTAWKHLDQFFTGYYLEDYKVSEVSRDYRKLCVEFAKAGLFEKKGHGVIYSFCFIAFLLSLTFYGVLFSNSFLIHMLSGALLGLSWMQISYLGHDSGHYLIMTTKGFNKMVQIMSGNCLTGISIAWWKWTHNAHHVACNSLDYDPDLQHLPVFAVSSSLFKSLQSTFYGRELTFDSLAKFFVSYQHFTFYPIVCVSRVNLFVQTLLLLFSKRKVPDRFLNILGIFVFWTWFPLLVSALPNWTERVLFVLTAFAVTGIQHVQFCLNHFAADVYVGQPKGNDWFEKQTAGTIDIDCSPQMDWFFGGLQFQLEHHLFPRLPRSQLRNISPIVQELCKKHNLPYKSLSFYEANRWTIRTLRTAAMQARGLLWEAVNTHG; encoded by the coding sequence ATGGGGGATACTAAGAAGTATATATCTGCTGATGAGTTAAAGAAGCATAATAAGGTGGATGATGTGTGGATCTCAGTTCAAGGGAAAGTTTATAATGTGACTGATTGGATTAAGCAACACCCTGGTGGGGATATACCTATTTTAAATCTTGCTGGCCAAGAAGCTACTGATGCATTCATTGCTTTCCATCCAGGTACTGCTTGGAAACACCTTGATCAGTTCTTTACTGGTTACTATTTGGAAGATTATAAGGTTTCTGAGGTATCCAGGGATTACAGAAAACTATGTGTTGAGTTTGCTAAAGCAGGATTGTTTGAGAAAAAAGGTCATGGGGTGATTTATTCATTCTGTTTTATAGCTTTTTTGCTTTCCTTGACTTTCTATGGTGTCCTTTTTAGTAATAGTTTCTTGATTCATATGCTTTCTGGGGCATTGTTGGGATTGTCCTGGATGCAGATTTCTTACTTGGGTCATGATTCTGGTCATTACTTGATCATGACGACTAAGGGTTTCAATAAGATGGTACAGATTATGTCGGGCAATTGTCTTACCGGGATTAGTATTGCTTGGTGGAAATGGACTCATAATGCTCATCATGTGGCCTGCAATAGCCTGGATTATGACCCTGATCTTCAGCACTTGCCGGTTTTTGCGGTCTCTTCGAGTCTGTTTAAGTCGTTGCAGTCTACGTTCTACGGAAGAGAGCTCACATTCGATTCTCTGGCTAAATTCTTTGTCAGCTATCAACACTTTACATTCTATCCAATTGTCTGCGTTTCTAGGGTGAATCTATTTGTCCAGACGTTGTTGCTATTGTTCTCTAAAAGAAAGGTGCCTGATAGATTTTTGAACATATTGGGGATCTTTGTTTTCTGGACTTGGTTTCCGCTTCTTGTTTCCGCCTTGCCTAATTGGACAGAAAGGGTGTTGTTTGTCCTCACAGCCTTTGCTGTGACGGGGATTCAACACGTTCAGTTCTGTCTGAACCATTTTGCTGCTGACGTCTATGTTGGACAGCCCAAAGGGAACGATTGGTTCGAGAAACAAACAGCTGGGACTATTGACATTGATTGTTCTCCTCAGATGGATTGGTTCTTTGGAGGATTGCAGTTCCAGCTTGAGCATCATCTGTTTCCGAGGTTGCCTAGGTCCCAACTGAGGAATATTTCTCCTATTGTACAGGAGCTATGCAAAAAGCACAATTTGCCCTACAAGAGTTTGTCGTTCTATGAGGCCAATAGGTGGACAATAAGGACACTCAGGACTGCGGCAATGCAGGCTAGGGGTCTGCTATGGGAAGCTGTTAACACTCACGGCTAA
- the LOC132054196 gene encoding uncharacterized protein LOC132054196 yields the protein MARGLSYAGRLQLIRAVLFGVQAYWAQLFLLPQKVIKLIEAACRSYLWSGEAVITKRALIAWDNVCLPKEAGELNVIKLKVWNQTAICKLLWALSQNKEKLWITWIHTYYIKKLKIEDMEIPSQPSWMVRKILNMRKYWFTGNMTNQVIQQDKFHISTAYKNLVGDVPNVVWKNLVCNNLAEQKQVFILWLALHEKLRTKNRLIKWGMKVDENKFWVKFLSWLKWKRDAKPWKEECNWIIQQTRGRGAKGMILKAGLAAVIHTLWIERNSRVFQNKA from the exons ATGGCCAGGGGCTTATCATATGCAGGGCGATTGCAACTTATCAGGGCAGTCTTGTTTGGAGTGCAAGCCTACTGGGCACAATTGTTTTTGCTACCTCAGAAAGTTATTAAACTGATAGAAGCTGCTTGTAGGAGCTACTTGTGGTCTGGGGAAGCAGTCATTACCAAAAGGGCACTAATAGCTTGGGATAACGTGTGTCTTCCCAAGGAGGCAGGTGAATTGAATGTCATAAAGCTCAAAGTGTGGAATCAAACAGCTATTTGCAAATTACTATGGGCTTTAAGTCAAAACAAAGAGAAGTTGTGGATCACTTGGATCCACACCTACTATATCAAGAAGCTAAAGATAGAAGACATGGAAATTCCTTCCCAACCATCTTGGATGGTGAGGAAAATCCTAAATATGAGGAAGTATTGGTTCACTGGGAATATGACCAATCAGGTGATCCAACAAGACAAATTTCATATCTCTACAGCTTACAAGAATCTAGTAGGAGATGTTCCTAATGTTGTCTGGAAGAACTTAGTTTGTAACAATTTAGCTGAACAAAAACAAGTTTTTATACTTTGGTTGGCCCTCCACGAGAAATTGCGCACTAAGAATAGACTTATCAAATGGGGAATGAAAGTGGATGAAAA TAAATTTTGGGTGAAATTTTTGAGCTGGTTAAAATGGAAACGGGATGCAAAGCCATGGAAGGAAGAGTGCAACTGGATTATTCAGCAGACTAGAGGCAGAGGAGCTAAAGGAATGATTCTGAAGGCTGGTTTAGCTGCTGTAATTCATACTTTGTGGATTGAAAGGAACTCAAGGGTGTTCCAAAACAAGGCTTGA